In a genomic window of Rhodovulum sp. P5:
- the aroA gene encoding 3-phosphoshikimate 1-carboxyvinyltransferase encodes MSAHGEPIPMTARRAGPLKGVAEVPGDKSISHRALILGALSVGETRITGLLEGQDVLDTGHAMRAFGAEVTHLGPGEWHVHGVGVGGFAEPEDVIDCGNSGTGVRLILGAMATSPVTATFTGDASLRKRPMGRVTDPLALFGAQAVGRSGGRLPMTIVGAADPVPVRYTVPVPSAQVKSAVLLAGLNARGETVVIEREATRDHTERMLTGFGADLRVGETEEGRVITLTGQPELVPQTIAVPRDPSSAAFPVCAALITEGSDVLVPGIGLNPTRAGLFTTLREMGADLTYENEREEGGEPVADLRARFSPDMKGIEVPPERAPSMIDEYPILAVVAAFAEGATTMRGVKELRVKESDRIAAMAAGLAACGAKVEEGEDWMIVEGQGPGGLPGGATCATHLDHRIAMSFLCGGFASKNPVTIDDASPISTSFPIFEALMEGLGAHLSRSNR; translated from the coding sequence ATGTCTGCCCATGGTGAACCGATCCCGATGACCGCCCGCCGCGCCGGGCCGCTGAAAGGCGTGGCAGAGGTTCCGGGCGACAAGTCGATCAGCCATCGGGCACTGATCCTCGGCGCTTTGAGTGTCGGCGAGACGCGGATTACCGGGCTTTTGGAGGGGCAGGACGTGCTGGACACGGGCCATGCGATGCGGGCCTTCGGGGCCGAGGTGACCCATCTGGGGCCGGGCGAATGGCATGTGCATGGCGTGGGTGTGGGCGGCTTTGCCGAGCCTGAGGACGTGATCGACTGCGGCAATTCCGGCACGGGCGTGCGGCTGATCTTGGGAGCGATGGCGACCTCGCCCGTCACGGCGACCTTTACCGGCGATGCATCGCTGCGCAAACGCCCGATGGGGCGGGTGACCGATCCGCTGGCGCTCTTCGGGGCGCAGGCCGTTGGCCGGTCCGGCGGGCGGCTGCCGATGACCATCGTGGGGGCGGCTGACCCCGTTCCTGTGCGCTACACCGTGCCCGTGCCGTCGGCGCAGGTGAAATCCGCCGTGCTGCTGGCCGGCCTGAACGCCCGCGGCGAAACCGTCGTGATCGAGCGGGAGGCGACCCGCGATCATACCGAGCGGATGTTGACCGGGTTCGGCGCAGACCTGCGGGTGGGAGAGACCGAGGAGGGGCGGGTCATCACCCTGACCGGGCAGCCGGAACTGGTGCCGCAGACCATCGCTGTCCCGCGCGACCCCAGTTCCGCGGCCTTCCCGGTCTGTGCCGCGCTGATCACCGAAGGGTCGGACGTGCTGGTGCCCGGTATCGGGCTGAACCCCACGCGGGCGGGTCTTTTCACCACGCTGCGCGAGATGGGCGCCGACCTGACCTATGAGAACGAGCGCGAGGAAGGCGGCGAGCCGGTGGCCGATTTGCGCGCCCGTTTCTCCCCCGACATGAAGGGGATCGAGGTGCCGCCCGAGCGCGCGCCCAGCATGATCGACGAATACCCCATCCTTGCCGTGGTCGCCGCCTTTGCCGAGGGCGCCACGACGATGCGCGGGGTCAAGGAACTGCGCGTGAAGGAAAGCGACCGGATCGCGGCGATGGCCGCGGGGCTGGCCGCCTGTGGCGCCAAGGTGGAAGAGGGCGAGGACTGGATGATCGTGGAGGGGCAGGGACCGGGCGGATTGCCTGGCGGCGCCACTTGCGCGACGCATCTGGACCACCGGATCGCGATGTCATTCCTCTGCGGGGGCTTCGCGTCGAAAAATCCGGTCACCATCGACGACGCCAGCCCGATCTCGACCTCCTTCCCGATTTTCGAGGCGCTGATGGAAGGTCTCGGCGCGCATCTGTCGAGGTCCAACCGATGA
- the ybeY gene encoding rRNA maturation RNase YbeY produces the protein MSVETVIEAPGWAQADLESLVQSACDKTLTHLGHDPAGFEVAVLGCDDDRIAALNADFRGKAAPTNVLSWPADDLAAEEDGALPHPPVPDFDDLAIELGDIAIAFETCQREAGEQGKSFNDHVTHLVVHGLLHLMGYDHIRPKDAALMEGLEIEILAKLGVSDPYG, from the coding sequence ATGAGCGTGGAAACCGTGATCGAGGCCCCTGGCTGGGCGCAGGCCGACCTGGAAAGCCTGGTGCAATCCGCATGCGACAAAACGCTCACCCATCTGGGGCATGATCCCGCGGGGTTCGAGGTCGCCGTTCTTGGCTGCGATGACGACCGGATCGCGGCGCTGAACGCCGATTTCCGTGGCAAGGCTGCGCCGACCAATGTGCTGTCATGGCCCGCCGACGATCTTGCGGCAGAGGAGGATGGCGCGCTGCCGCATCCCCCGGTTCCTGACTTTGATGATTTGGCGATCGAACTGGGTGACATCGCCATCGCCTTCGAGACCTGTCAAAGGGAAGCTGGCGAACAGGGTAAATCGTTTAATGACCATGTAACCCATCTTGTGGTACATGGCTTACTGCACTTGATGGGTTACGACCACATTCGGCCGAAAGACGCCGCCCTGATGGAAGGGCTGGAGATCGAAATACTTGCCAAACTTGGTGTGTCTGACCCATATGGCTGA
- the lnt gene encoding apolipoprotein N-acyltransferase, whose translation MTRFLTPATGAFGLGLLMALGQVPYSIWPLGLGALIGLTWLVARAKTPLAAARCAWAGGAGHFALSLSWIVEPFLVDIARHGWMAPFALGAMAGGLALFWGAAGAVAVWAGRGPRGRALIFAVAMAGVELARGYVLTGFPWALVGHIWIGTPLMQVAAFVGQYGLTLFTTLAAALPLVLPIGPLRAVGAALSLAILSLVWLGGHIREVRPLPPAPDAPVVRLVQPNAAQHLKWREDMIPIFWDRALAFTADGTDPAPDLVVWPETSVPVLLNWADTAFATISEAAGGRPAVVGIQRHGEGGVYNSLAVVGPGGVATDVYDKHHLVPFGEYIPFAPLLGRFGIKGLAAEDVFGYASGPGPQVLNLGDRLGNVLPLICYEAVFPQDLRAGSRPDWLLQITNDAWFGTRTGPYQHLGLARLRAVEQGLAMVRSANTGVSAVIGPTGMVTASLGLGTAGVLTAPLPPALPETVYSKTGDWPVAVLILLAFSVLVAGRFRNSD comes from the coding sequence ATGACGCGTTTCCTGACCCCGGCAACCGGTGCGTTCGGCCTTGGGCTTTTGATGGCCCTTGGGCAGGTGCCCTATTCCATATGGCCTCTGGGGCTTGGCGCACTTATCGGGCTGACATGGCTGGTGGCGCGCGCGAAAACCCCGCTTGCGGCGGCCCGGTGTGCGTGGGCTGGCGGGGCAGGGCATTTCGCGCTGTCGCTGTCCTGGATTGTCGAACCGTTTCTCGTCGATATCGCCCGGCACGGCTGGATGGCGCCCTTTGCCCTTGGGGCGATGGCGGGCGGTCTGGCCCTGTTCTGGGGGGCGGCCGGGGCGGTCGCGGTCTGGGCGGGCAGGGGACCGCGCGGGCGGGCCCTGATCTTTGCGGTCGCGATGGCGGGGGTCGAACTGGCGCGTGGCTATGTGCTGACCGGCTTTCCCTGGGCCTTGGTGGGGCATATCTGGATCGGTACGCCGTTGATGCAGGTGGCCGCGTTTGTCGGGCAATACGGTTTGACCTTGTTCACGACGCTGGCGGCGGCCCTGCCGCTGGTGCTGCCGATCGGGCCGCTGCGCGCCGTGGGGGCGGCGCTGTCCTTGGCGATTCTATCACTTGTTTGGCTTGGCGGTCACATCCGTGAGGTCCGACCGCTGCCACCGGCCCCGGATGCCCCTGTCGTCCGGCTGGTTCAACCGAATGCCGCCCAGCATCTGAAATGGCGTGAGGACATGATCCCGATCTTCTGGGATCGCGCGCTGGCGTTCACCGCAGACGGAACCGACCCCGCGCCCGACCTTGTCGTCTGGCCCGAAACCTCCGTCCCCGTCCTGCTGAACTGGGCGGATACGGCGTTTGCGACGATATCGGAGGCCGCGGGTGGCAGGCCCGCGGTCGTCGGCATTCAGCGCCACGGCGAGGGCGGGGTCTATAACAGCCTTGCTGTCGTCGGGCCGGGCGGGGTGGCGACCGATGTCTATGACAAGCATCACCTCGTGCCCTTCGGTGAATACATCCCCTTCGCACCCTTGCTGGGGCGCTTCGGGATCAAGGGCCTCGCCGCAGAGGATGTCTTTGGCTATGCCTCTGGTCCCGGGCCCCAGGTTCTGAACCTTGGGGATCGTCTGGGAAATGTCCTGCCGCTGATCTGTTACGAGGCCGTGTTTCCGCAGGACCTGCGGGCCGGATCGCGGCCGGACTGGCTGTTACAGATCACCAATGACGCCTGGTTCGGCACGCGGACCGGGCCGTACCAGCATCTTGGGCTGGCGCGGCTGCGCGCGGTCGAGCAGGGGCTTGCCATGGTCCGCTCTGCCAATACCGGCGTCTCGGCGGTCATCGGTCCGACGGGCATGGTGACGGCGTCCCTTGGTCTGGGGACGGCCGGTGTTCTGACCGCACCGCTGCCGCCGGCATTGCCGGAAACGGTCTATTCAAAAACGGGGGATTGGCCGGTCGCCGTCCTGATCTTGCTGGCTTTCTCCGTATTGGTCGCAGGCCGGTTTCGAAATTCCGATTGA
- a CDS encoding lipopolysaccharide assembly protein LapA domain-containing protein, whose translation MRYIRYLLLIAIAICLVVVATANRDIVTINLLADELATFSGFSYSVEVPLYVVGFAGILVGLLIGFVWEWIRESKQRSIAARQRREAVRMKRELEKLHAEKHRSEGRDEILALVEQGVKTR comes from the coding sequence ATGCGCTACATCCGCTACCTTCTCCTGATCGCGATCGCGATCTGTCTTGTCGTGGTGGCCACGGCCAACCGCGACATCGTCACCATCAACCTGCTGGCCGATGAGTTGGCCACCTTCTCGGGCTTCTCGTATTCCGTCGAGGTGCCGCTCTATGTCGTGGGCTTTGCCGGGATCCTGGTCGGGCTTCTGATCGGCTTCGTTTGGGAATGGATTCGCGAAAGCAAGCAACGCTCCATCGCGGCCCGCCAGCGGCGCGAGGCCGTGCGGATGAAGCGCGAGCTTGAAAAGCTGCATGCCGAAAAGCACCGCAGCGAGGGCCGGGACGAGATCCTCGCGCTGGTCGAGCAAGGCGTGAAGACGCGATAG
- the rpsA gene encoding 30S ribosomal protein S1: protein MANTSMEEFEALLQESFEIDTPAEGSVVKGKIIAIEAGQAIIDVGYKMEGRVDLKEFANPGEAPEIEVGDEVEVFLDRVENARGEAVISRDKARREEAWDRLEKAYADDARVEGAIFGRVKGGFTVDLGGAVAFLPGSQVDVRPVRDAGPLMGLKQPFQILKMDRRRGNIVVSRRAILEESRAEQRAEIIGKLNEGDAVDGVVKNITEYGAFVDLGGVDGLLHVTDMAWRRVNHPSEILSIGETVKVQVIKINKETHRISLGMKQLQDDPWDTVGAKYPLGTVHKGRVTNITDYGAFVELEPGVEGLVHVSEMSWTKKNVHPGKIVSTSQEVDVMVLEIDTAKRRVSLGLKQTMRNPWEVFAETHPEGAEVEGEVKNITEFGLFIGLDNDIDGMVHLSDLSWDQRGEEAIQEYRKGDMVKAVVTEVDVEKERISLSVKALGGDPFADAVGGVKRGSIITVTVTAIEDGGIEVEYDGLKSFIRRSDLSRDRSEQRPERFQVGDHVDVRVTNIDNKTRRLGLSIKAREIAEEKEAVEQYGSSDSGASLGDILGAALKGEDK from the coding sequence ATGGCTAATACCAGCATGGAGGAATTCGAAGCCCTCCTTCAAGAAAGCTTCGAAATCGACACGCCCGCGGAAGGCAGTGTCGTCAAGGGCAAGATCATCGCCATCGAGGCGGGTCAGGCCATCATCGATGTCGGCTACAAGATGGAAGGCCGCGTCGATCTGAAAGAATTCGCCAATCCCGGCGAGGCCCCGGAAATCGAAGTGGGCGACGAGGTTGAAGTGTTCCTCGACCGCGTCGAAAATGCCCGCGGAGAGGCCGTCATCAGCCGTGACAAGGCCCGCCGCGAGGAAGCCTGGGACCGCCTGGAAAAAGCCTATGCCGACGACGCCCGTGTCGAAGGCGCGATCTTCGGCCGCGTCAAGGGCGGCTTCACCGTCGATCTGGGCGGTGCCGTGGCGTTCCTGCCCGGCTCTCAGGTGGATGTGCGCCCGGTGCGCGATGCGGGCCCGCTGATGGGTCTGAAACAGCCCTTCCAGATCCTCAAGATGGACCGCCGCCGCGGCAATATCGTGGTCTCGCGCCGCGCCATCCTTGAAGAGTCCCGCGCCGAGCAGCGCGCCGAGATCATCGGCAAGCTGAACGAAGGCGACGCGGTCGACGGTGTGGTCAAGAACATCACCGAATACGGCGCGTTCGTCGATCTCGGCGGTGTGGACGGCCTGCTGCACGTCACCGACATGGCCTGGCGCCGCGTCAACCATCCGTCGGAAATCCTGTCGATCGGCGAGACCGTCAAGGTTCAGGTCATCAAGATCAACAAGGAAACCCACCGTATCAGCCTGGGCATGAAGCAGCTTCAGGACGATCCGTGGGATACCGTCGGCGCCAAGTACCCGCTGGGTACGGTCCACAAGGGCCGCGTGACCAACATCACCGACTACGGTGCCTTCGTGGAACTGGAACCCGGTGTCGAAGGTCTGGTGCACGTCTCGGAAATGTCGTGGACGAAGAAGAACGTCCATCCCGGCAAGATCGTCTCGACCTCTCAGGAAGTCGACGTCATGGTGCTGGAGATCGACACCGCCAAGCGCCGTGTTTCGCTGGGTCTCAAGCAGACCATGCGCAACCCGTGGGAAGTCTTCGCCGAGACCCACCCCGAGGGCGCCGAGGTCGAGGGCGAGGTCAAGAACATCACCGAATTCGGTCTGTTCATCGGTCTCGACAACGACATCGACGGCATGGTGCACCTCTCCGACCTCAGCTGGGACCAGCGGGGCGAAGAGGCGATCCAGGAATACCGCAAGGGCGACATGGTCAAGGCCGTCGTCACCGAGGTCGATGTCGAGAAAGAGCGTATCTCGCTGTCGGTCAAGGCCCTGGGCGGTGATCCGTTCGCCGACGCCGTGGGCGGCGTGAAGCGCGGCTCGATCATCACGGTCACCGTGACCGCGATCGAGGATGGCGGGATCGAGGTCGAGTATGACGGCCTGAAATCCTTCATCCGCAGGTCCGATCTCAGCCGTGACCGCTCTGAACAGCGGCCCGAGCGTTTCCAGGTCGGCGACCACGTCGATGTGCGCGTGACCAATATCGACAACAAGACCCGCCGTCTTGGCCTGTCGATCAAGGCGCGCGAGATCGCGGAAGAGAAGGAAGCTGTCGAGCAGTACGGCAGCTCCGACTCCGGCGCGTCGCTCGGCGACATTCTTGGCGCTGCGCTGAAAGGCGAAGACAAGTAA
- a CDS encoding phosphoribosylanthranilate isomerase, which produces MAGGVRVKICGLTDRNAVAAASAAGAAYVGFVFFPKSPRHLDVEAARTLAFEVAPGIAKVALTVDADDDQLGQLLDRVPIDMLQLHGRESPDRVSAVKARFGLPVMKAVGVASEDDLPALETYAKVADQLLVDAKPPRGADLPGGNGLAFDWRLIANRRWPVPWMLAGGLTPDNVAQAIDLTGASQVDVSSGVESSPGVKDADRISRFIGAARGVSVA; this is translated from the coding sequence ATGGCGGGCGGCGTTCGGGTCAAGATCTGTGGTTTGACGGACCGAAACGCCGTCGCGGCGGCCTCTGCGGCCGGCGCTGCCTATGTCGGTTTCGTGTTCTTCCCGAAATCGCCCCGCCATCTTGACGTTGAAGCCGCCCGGACCCTGGCGTTTGAGGTCGCGCCGGGCATTGCCAAGGTCGCGCTGACCGTCGATGCCGATGACGATCAGCTTGGGCAACTGCTCGACCGCGTGCCGATTGACATGCTTCAGCTTCACGGGCGGGAAAGCCCCGACCGGGTGTCCGCCGTCAAGGCCCGCTTTGGTCTGCCGGTGATGAAGGCCGTGGGCGTCGCGTCCGAAGACGACCTGCCCGCGCTTGAAACCTATGCCAAGGTGGCCGACCAGTTGCTGGTCGATGCCAAACCCCCCAGGGGCGCCGATCTGCCCGGCGGCAACGGGCTGGCCTTCGACTGGCGCCTGATCGCCAATCGCCGCTGGCCGGTGCCTTGGATGCTTGCCGGTGGTCTGACGCCGGACAACGTGGCACAGGCCATCGATCTGACCGGGGCGTCGCAGGTCGACGTGTCCTCGGGCGTCGAATCCAGCCCGGGCGTGAAGGATGCGGACAGGATTTCCCGGTTCATAGGGGCGGCCCGCGGCGTCAGCGTCGCCTGA
- a CDS encoding hemolysin family protein: MGDETEGSSSAAQGALEQESLESRGLFGRLAAAIMPAGADSTDDRDAGGLVNGNSRALPGLGIGNLSRMRVEDVAVPKAEIEAVPLDIDMADLVRVFRESGLTRLPVFDGTLDTPVGMIHLKDFALRHGFNGHDTTFDLKAMVRPLLFVPPSMPIGVLLQKMQTQRMHMALVIDEYGGVDGLVTIEDLIEQVVGEIEDEHDVDEGMLWSLEKPGVYLVQARAPLDAFEGEIGMKLVDEGDEEEIDTLGGLVFMMTGRVPARGEIVRHEQGAEFEVIDADPRRIKRLRVRLPVAETA, from the coding sequence ATGGGCGACGAGACCGAAGGATCGTCTAGCGCCGCGCAGGGCGCGCTGGAACAAGAATCGCTTGAAAGCAGGGGCCTCTTTGGCCGGCTTGCGGCGGCGATCATGCCTGCAGGGGCCGATTCTACCGATGATCGCGACGCAGGCGGTTTGGTGAACGGAAATTCGCGTGCATTGCCGGGACTTGGCATCGGAAATCTCAGCCGGATGCGGGTAGAGGATGTCGCGGTCCCCAAGGCCGAGATCGAGGCCGTTCCCCTTGATATCGATATGGCCGATCTGGTGCGCGTCTTCCGGGAGTCCGGGCTGACGCGTCTGCCCGTGTTCGACGGAACGCTGGACACGCCGGTCGGCATGATTCACCTCAAGGATTTCGCGCTGCGACACGGCTTCAACGGACACGACACGACCTTCGATCTGAAGGCGATGGTCCGCCCGCTGTTGTTCGTGCCGCCCTCGATGCCCATCGGCGTGCTGTTGCAGAAGATGCAGACGCAGCGGATGCACATGGCATTGGTGATCGACGAATACGGCGGTGTCGACGGTCTGGTGACGATCGAGGATCTGATCGAACAGGTCGTGGGCGAGATCGAGGACGAACACGACGTCGATGAGGGCATGCTCTGGTCACTTGAAAAGCCGGGGGTCTACCTCGTTCAGGCGCGCGCGCCTCTCGATGCGTTCGAGGGCGAGATCGGCATGAAACTCGTCGATGAGGGCGACGAGGAAGAGATCGATACGCTGGGCGGGCTGGTCTTCATGATGACCGGCCGCGTGCCCGCGCGGGGAGAGATCGTCCGACACGAGCAGGGGGCGGAGTTCGAGGTGATCGATGCCGATCCCCGCCGGATCAAGCGCCTGCGCGTCCGTCTGCCCGTGGCCGAGACCGCCTGA
- the ihfB gene encoding integration host factor subunit beta, translating into MIRSELIQMIAEENPHLYQRDVERIVNTIFEEIIAAMARGDRVELRGFGAFSVKKRDARLGRNPRTGESVDVAEKYVPFFKTGKLLRDRLNGNETDETED; encoded by the coding sequence ATGATCCGATCGGAATTGATCCAGATGATCGCGGAGGAAAATCCGCATCTCTACCAGCGTGACGTGGAGAGGATCGTCAACACGATCTTCGAGGAGATCATCGCGGCCATGGCCCGGGGCGACCGGGTCGAACTGCGTGGTTTCGGTGCGTTTTCGGTCAAGAAGCGCGACGCGAGACTGGGCCGGAACCCGCGTACCGGGGAATCCGTGGACGTGGCCGAGAAATACGTGCCTTTCTTCAAGACGGGCAAATTGCTACGTGATCGCCTGAACGGCAATGAAACGGACGAAACGGAAGACTAG
- a CDS encoding tRNA (guanosine(46)-N(7))-methyltransferase TrmB, whose translation MNDTPDTTPQRGWRNFYGRRHGKTLRDSQRTYLDEDLAALSPGPVDWEANPDRAPLDLGERFGGREVWLEIGFGGGEHMVHQAAQNPGAGIIGCEPFINGVAMLLGKIRAAGVDNVAVHPGDARDLFDVLPEASIARAFLLYPDPWPKKKHHRRRFVTPEFLGPLARVMKPGAILRVATDIPDYVRQTLIEVPRSGFTWLAEAPEDWRKPWPDWISTRYEQKALREGRMPHYLTFRRD comes from the coding sequence ATGAACGATACCCCCGATACCACCCCGCAGCGCGGCTGGCGCAACTTTTATGGTCGGCGCCATGGCAAGACGTTGCGCGACAGCCAGAGGACCTATCTGGACGAAGACCTAGCCGCCTTGTCGCCCGGGCCGGTCGATTGGGAGGCAAACCCGGACCGCGCCCCCCTTGATCTTGGCGAACGGTTCGGCGGGCGCGAGGTCTGGCTGGAAATCGGCTTCGGCGGGGGGGAGCACATGGTGCATCAGGCCGCCCAGAACCCCGGCGCGGGGATCATCGGCTGCGAACCCTTCATCAACGGCGTGGCCATGCTGCTGGGCAAGATACGGGCGGCCGGCGTTGACAATGTTGCCGTCCATCCCGGCGATGCGCGCGACCTGTTCGATGTCCTGCCCGAGGCGAGCATCGCCCGTGCCTTTCTTCTGTATCCCGATCCGTGGCCGAAGAAGAAACATCACCGGCGGCGGTTCGTGACGCCGGAGTTTCTGGGGCCGCTTGCCCGGGTGATGAAGCCGGGGGCCATTCTGCGGGTGGCGACGGACATTCCCGACTATGTCCGCCAGACCCTGATCGAGGTGCCGAGGTCGGGATTCACATGGCTGGCGGAAGCGCCCGAGGATTGGCGCAAACCCTGGCCCGACTGGATTTCGACCCGCTATGAACAAAAGGCCCTGCGCGAGGGTCGCATGCCCCACTACCTGACCTTTCGCCGGGACTGA
- a CDS encoding d(CMP) kinase: MTFTVAVDGPAAAGKGTISRAVAAHFGFAHLDTGLLYRAVGARMLDGLDPVEAAETLQTDVLQRDDLRTPQVSEAASKVAAIPEVRAALVDFQRAFAARAGGAVLDGRDIGTVICPEAPAKLFVTASDTVRAERRYRELAAAGVETTFDEVLQATRDRDARDSARATAPLKPAEDAKILDTSQMSIDEAVAAAVAAIEARR; encoded by the coding sequence ATGACCTTTACAGTGGCCGTGGACGGCCCCGCTGCGGCGGGCAAGGGCACGATCAGCCGGGCGGTCGCGGCCCATTTCGGCTTTGCCCATCTCGATACGGGTCTATTGTATCGCGCCGTTGGTGCGCGGATGCTCGACGGCCTCGATCCGGTCGAGGCGGCGGAGACATTGCAGACGGATGTCTTGCAGCGGGACGACCTTCGCACCCCGCAAGTGTCAGAGGCTGCCAGCAAGGTCGCCGCGATCCCCGAAGTGCGCGCGGCCCTTGTCGACTTTCAACGTGCCTTTGCGGCACGCGCCGGGGGCGCCGTTCTGGACGGGCGCGATATCGGCACGGTGATCTGTCCCGAGGCGCCGGCCAAGCTGTTCGTCACAGCAAGCGATACGGTCCGGGCAGAGCGGCGCTATCGCGAACTGGCTGCCGCGGGGGTGGAAACGACGTTCGACGAGGTGCTGCAGGCGACGCGTGACCGCGATGCCAGGGACAGCGCACGGGCGACCGCACCGCTGAAACCGGCCGAAGACGCCAAGATCCTCGACACGTCACAAATGTCTATCGACGAGGCGGTCGCCGCTGCCGTCGCGGCCATCGAGGCGCGCCGGTAA
- a CDS encoding GNAT family N-acetyltransferase, which yields MSLTARPARRADVLEITALFNDGTAGPGAVAVDVGPYEAAFDAMAAEPENHLIVGEMNARIVACCQLIFFSGLSNPGQRRAQVAALRVAPDMVGQGLEQQMIEDAKARARAAGCGLIQITAIREEIVMGMIEGVGFTASGTSYTQRLD from the coding sequence ATGAGTTTGACGGCCAGGCCGGCGCGGCGCGCGGATGTTTTGGAAATAACGGCACTTTTCAACGATGGCACGGCAGGGCCGGGGGCCGTCGCCGTGGATGTCGGGCCCTACGAGGCCGCCTTTGACGCGATGGCGGCCGAACCTGAAAACCATCTGATCGTCGGAGAGATGAACGCCCGTATCGTGGCGTGCTGTCAGTTGATCTTCTTCTCGGGGCTTTCGAATCCCGGCCAGCGCCGCGCGCAGGTGGCCGCCTTGCGCGTCGCCCCGGACATGGTCGGGCAGGGGCTTGAACAGCAGATGATCGAGGATGCCAAGGCCCGGGCGCGCGCCGCGGGTTGCGGCCTGATCCAGATCACGGCGATCCGCGAAGAGATCGTGATGGGAATGATCGAAGGGGTCGGCTTTACCGCGTCGGGGACAAGCTATACACAAAGGCTCGACTGA
- the metK gene encoding methionine adenosyltransferase, with translation MTRENYVFTSESVSEGHPDKVCDRISDAVLDAFLAEEPNARVACETFATTGMVVIGGEVGLSDKDKLKQFMGSIGEIARDCIKDIGYEQDKFHWNTCHVMNFLHEQSAHIAQGVDKDGAGDQGIMFGYATDETPELMPAPIQYSHAILRRLAEVRKSGQEPSLRPDAKSQLSIRYEGGKPVAVDSIVLSTQHASEDQTSDDIRAIVEPYIREVLPEGWVHDGTEWWVNPTGTFVIGGPDGDAGLTGRKIIVDTYGGAAPHGGGAFSGKDPTKVDRSAAYAARYLAKNIVAAGLAKRCTLQLSYAIGVAKPLSIYVDTYGTGEVPEAEIEKAVAKVMDLTPRGIREHLMLNRPIYARTSAYGHFGRAPEADGGFSWERTDLVEKIKAEI, from the coding sequence ATGACACGCGAAAATTACGTTTTCACCTCCGAATCCGTTTCGGAGGGCCACCCCGACAAGGTCTGCGACCGGATTTCGGATGCCGTCCTCGACGCCTTCCTGGCGGAAGAGCCCAATGCCCGCGTCGCCTGCGAGACCTTCGCCACCACCGGCATGGTGGTGATCGGCGGCGAGGTGGGGCTGTCCGACAAGGACAAGCTGAAGCAATTCATGGGCTCGATCGGCGAAATCGCCCGCGACTGCATCAAGGACATCGGCTACGAGCAGGACAAGTTCCACTGGAACACCTGCCACGTCATGAACTTCCTGCACGAGCAGTCGGCCCATATCGCGCAGGGCGTCGACAAGGACGGGGCTGGCGACCAGGGCATCATGTTCGGCTATGCCACCGACGAGACGCCGGAACTCATGCCCGCGCCGATCCAGTATTCCCACGCCATCCTGCGGCGTCTGGCAGAGGTGCGGAAATCGGGCCAGGAACCTTCGCTGCGGCCCGACGCGAAATCGCAGCTTTCGATCCGCTATGAAGGCGGCAAGCCCGTCGCGGTCGATTCCATCGTGCTGTCGACCCAGCATGCCAGCGAAGATCAGACCTCCGACGACATCCGCGCCATCGTGGAGCCCTATATCCGTGAGGTTCTGCCCGAGGGATGGGTTCACGACGGGACCGAGTGGTGGGTCAACCCCACGGGCACCTTCGTGATCGGCGGGCCCGATGGTGACGCGGGCCTGACGGGCCGCAAGATCATCGTCGATACCTATGGTGGGGCCGCCCCCCATGGCGGCGGCGCGTTCTCCGGCAAGGACCCGACCAAGGTGGACCGCTCCGCGGCCTATGCGGCGCGTTACCTTGCCAAGAACATCGTGGCCGCCGGTCTGGCGAAACGGTGCACGCTGCAGCTTTCCTACGCCATCGGCGTGGCCAAGCCGCTGTCGATCTATGTCGACACCTACGGCACCGGAGAGGTGCCCGAGGCCGAGATCGAGAAGGCCGTTGCCAAGGTCATGGACCTGACGCCGCGCGGTATCCGCGAGCATCTGATGCTGAACCGGCCGATCTATGCGCGCACCTCTGCCTATGGTCACTTCGGCCGTGCGCCCGAGGCCGATGGCGGCTTCAGCTGGGAACGCACCGATCTGGTCGAAAAGATCAAGGCCGAAATCTAA